The following proteins are encoded in a genomic region of Gimesia algae:
- a CDS encoding flagellar hook assembly protein FlgD — MAVDGIGGSSSTGGTSAVDVVDPDKVGFNGLTAESFMKLLITELQNQDPTEPLGNEQLLAQISSMRELQSNIELSDTLKAITTGQSLTQAAGLIGKEVEGQEGQQNPVAGVVERAFVRDGKSYVGIGAFELPVSAITSVQEPASV, encoded by the coding sequence ATGGCCGTTGATGGAATTGGTGGAAGTAGCAGTACCGGCGGTACGTCTGCAGTAGATGTCGTCGATCCGGATAAAGTTGGCTTCAATGGTTTAACCGCCGAATCGTTTATGAAGCTCTTGATTACCGAACTGCAAAACCAGGACCCGACAGAGCCACTGGGGAACGAGCAGTTGCTGGCACAGATTTCCAGTATGCGGGAACTGCAGTCGAATATTGAGTTATCAGATACATTGAAAGCAATTACGACAGGGCAGTCGCTGACTCAGGCAGCCGGGTTAATTGGAAAAGAAGTAGAAGGGCAGGAAGGCCAGCAAAACCCGGTAGCGGGTGTTGTGGAGCGCGCTTTTGTCCGCGATGGAAAGTCGTATGTCGGCATTGGTGCATTTGAATTGCCTGTCTCTGCAATTACCAGTGTTCAAGAGCCCGCAAGTGTTTAG